Proteins encoded together in one Vitis vinifera cultivar Pinot Noir 40024 chromosome 4, ASM3070453v1 window:
- the LOC132252650 gene encoding F-box protein PP2-B3-like yields METKSISQATSSKFGPGVDFSALPEGCIAGILAWTSPRDACRMSVVSPEFLSAAESDALWQTFLPDDYQEMIGGSSESSARLDFSSKKELFFRLCNSPLLIDGGKKI; encoded by the exons ATGGAGACCAAAAGCATTAGTCAAGCCACTTCCTCAAAGTTCGGCCCCGGCGTCGACTTCTCGGCACTGCCGGAAGGTTGCATAGCCGGTATTCTGGCATGGACAAGTCCTCGCGACGCCTGCAGGATGTCAGTGGTCTCGCCTGAGTTCCTGTCGGCGGCGGAGTCCGACGCTTTGTGGCAAACGTTTCTACCAGACGATTATCAGGAGATGATCGGCGGATCTTCGGAGTCTTCGGCTCGGCTGGATTTCTCCTCCAAGAAGGAGCTCTTCTTCCGACTCTGCAATTCTCCTCTCTTGATCGACGggggtaaaaag ATTTAG
- the LOC100245523 gene encoding F-box protein PP2-B10 encodes MESKYPESDARTVFSALPEGAIVDILKLTTPRDACRLSAVASVFSSAAESDSLWESFLPPDYLEIVSRSSESPSRRDFSTKKELFFSLCDSPLLIDGGRRGFWLEKQSGKKCYMLAARELSITWGDTPEYWTWTSIPESRFSEVAFLNEVCWFEVKGKIDTDMLSLRTKYAAYLVFDRRDSYGFENVEVKSSVGIIGSEATENIIYLDKDASEEEDTEDELVSIQNVRSWINDTLTQLYSSQEPDKELVSFEDVRTWMNKNIFQLHSSHEPQEPGVSTKGDGPYPNMRKDAWVEIELGEFFNEGGGNKELEIAIKQFDGHWKQGLIIEGIEIRPKND; translated from the exons ATGGAAAGCAAGTATCCCGAGTCcgacgcccgcactgttttctCGGCTCTGCCGGAGGGTGCCATCGTCGATATTTTGAAGCTAACGACTCCTCGGGACGCCTGTAGACTGTCAGCGGTGGCATCAGTGTTTTCGTCGGCGGCGGAGTCGGACTCTTTGTGGGAGAGTTTCCTGCCGCCCGATTATCTGGAGATCGTCAGCCGGTCGTCGGAGTCTCCGTCTCGACGTGATTTCTCCACCAAGAAGGAGCTCTTCTTCAGTCTCTGCGATTCTCCTCTGTTGATCGATGGGGGCAGAAGG GGCTTTTGGTTGGAGAAGCaaagtggaaaaaaatgttACATGTTAGCAGCAAGAGAACTCAGTATTACATGGGGTGATACTCCTGAGTATTGGACATGGACTTCTATACCAGAGTCTCGATTTTCTGAGGTCGCATTTCTTAATGAAGTTTGTTGGTTTGAAGTTAAAGGTAAAATAGATACTGACATGTTGTCTTTGAGAACAAAGTATGCAGCTTACCTTGTGTTTGATAGGAGAGATTCGTATGGATTTGAAAATGTCGAGGTGAAATCATCAGTTGGAATTATTGGAAGTGAAGCCACTGAGAACATAATTTATTTAGACAAAGATGCAAGCGAAGAAGAAGATACGGAGGATGAACTTGTGAGTATTCAGAATGTAAGAAGCTGGATTAATGATACTCTGACTCAATTGTATTCATCACAAGAACCAGATAAAGAACTTGTAAGTTTTGAAGATGTGAGAACTTGGatgaacaaaaatatatttcaattgCATTCCTCACATGAACCACAAGAACCTGGGGTTTCTACAAAAGGCGATGGTCCATatccaaatatgagaaaagatGCATGGGTTGAGATTGAATTGGGCGAGTTCTTTAATGAAGGAGGAGGAAATAAGGAGTTAGAGATTGCCATCAAGCAGTTTGATGGTCATTGGAAACAAGGTCTTATTATTGAAGGGATCGAGATTAGACCAAAAAATGATTAG